A DNA window from Macrobrachium rosenbergii isolate ZJJX-2024 chromosome 41, ASM4041242v1, whole genome shotgun sequence contains the following coding sequences:
- the LOC136827119 gene encoding uncharacterized protein: MGTPEGEKIIYRIAEARRKDSQDVGELGIIKDENGNILIEEEEVKRRWKEYFSQLLNTENECEELENVPPVEGPIANTRESEVESAIKKGKVNKAAGMSELTTEMIKALGNLGKEWVHTLLEKICYVEEMQGTGTIVG; this comes from the coding sequence ATGGGAACACCAGAGGGAGAAAAGATTatctacagaattgcagaagcgagaagaaaagacagTCAGGATGTAGGAGAGctaggaattattaaagatgaaaatggaaatatcttaattgaggaagaagaggtcaagagaagatggaaagaatatttttcacaactattaaacactgagaatgagtgtgaagaactggaaaatgttcctccagtagaggGACCAATAGCAAACACCAGAGAGAGTGAAGTTGAGAgtgctataaagaaaggaaaagtaaataaagctgcaggaatGTCAGAGTTAAcaacagaaatgattaaagcattgggaaatctaggcaaagagtgggtgcacacactGTTGGAAAAGATCTGTTATGTAGAGGAAATGCAAGGGACTGGAAcaatagttggatga